From the genome of Triticum aestivum cultivar Chinese Spring chromosome 1A, IWGSC CS RefSeq v2.1, whole genome shotgun sequence:
CGGCGGCCTCGTCTTCGGCATCATCAACATCGTCGGCAATTTCGGCACCGTCTTCGTCGACAACGTAAGTGACAGTCTTCCTTAATTGTCCCTCCCGCGCTCCGGTCCGGCGGTGTGCTGGTTTGCTTGATCGATCGCGCATTGGAATTGGATCAATTGCAGGGGTACTGGATGAGCGCGATCGCCGCTCGGCCGTCGTCGACGCACAAGGGGTACCTGCTGGGCGGCCTGGTGTGGTTCGCGGTGCCATTCTCGCTGGCAACATCGCTCGGCCTCGGCGCGCTCGTCCTCGACCTCCCCATCACCGCGGCGGAGGCGGCAAAGGGCCTCGTCCCGCCGGCCACCGCCACCGCGCTCATGGGCAAGCCCGgctccgtcctcctcctcacgaTGCTCTTCATGGCCGTCACCTCCGCTGGCTCCGCAGAGCTCGTCGCCGTCTCCTCCCTCTTCACCTACGACATCTACCGCACCTACGTCAACCCGGGCGCCTCCGGTAAGCAGATCCTCCTCGTGTCCAGGGCCGTCATCCTCGCCTTCGGATGCTCCATGGGCGTCCTGGCCGTCGTCCTCAACCTCGTGGGCGTGTCCCTCGGGTGGATGTACCTGGCCATGGGCGTCCTCGTGGGCTCCGCCGTCATCCCCATCGCTCTGCTGCTGCTCTGGAGCAAGGCCAACGCCTTCGGCGCCATGCTCGGCACCATCAGCGGCTGCGTCCTCGGCGTGATCGTCTGGCTCACGGTGGCCAAGGTGCAGTACGGCCGCGTCAACCTGGACACCACCGGCCGGAACGCGCCCATGCTGGCGGGCAACCTGGTGTCCATACTGCTGGGCGGGGCCGTGCACGGCGTGTGCAGCCTGGTGTCGCCGCAGAACTACGACTGGGAGAGCAGCAGGCGGATCACGACGGTGGAGAGCGtggccgccgaagacgacgacgagctcCAGGAGGCGAAGCTGGTGCACGCCAAGCGGTGGATCGTCAAGTGGGGCCTGGTGTTCACGGTCGTGATCGTGGTGCTGTGGCCGGCGCTGTCGGTGCCGGCGGGGAGGTTCAGCCTGGGGTACTTCACGCTGTGGGCGGCGATCGCGATCGCGTGGGGCACGGTGGGCTCGGCGGTGATCATCCTGATGCCGCTGGTGGAGAGCTGGGACACCATCAGCATGGTGTGCGCGGGGATGCTGACCAACGACATCGTGTACCAGCGCCTCGACGACGTGAACCTGCGGCTCAGGGCCATCATGGGGGCCATGCCCGAGGCCGAGAAGCGCTACCAGCAGCTGCAGCGGAAGGATGAGGTGGAGATGCACCCCGCCGGCACCCACCCGGCCGACGACAGCGACCACCTTTTGGAGAACTAAAATGTTCGATGTGTGTATCATGTATGTACATGGACGCGTTCATTTCCACTCACAAAAGGTGTAGCCACTTTCACGGGACAGTGCACATCTTTACACACGCGAAGAAAAATATTATAAACTTCAGTGACCCGACGTGATACGGGTGCGCGTGCTTGGGTATATAAATGTGCGTGTCTCGTGTGTCTATGGCCGTGGAGCTTTGCTACACGCACGGAGAGATTTCACGGATGTTTACAGGGCGTGCTGATGTGGAAAGATGTGATTGGAAAGAAAAGGTGAAGCGGACCCCATTCTCATTAAAATCAGGGGGAAAGATTAACAATCAGACTAGGCATAATggatagtaacatagagtagtaacatgtgtCATTGTGGGTAGTCTAAGATGGAAGGAGTCCGTCGTAGCCCGTAAAGATCCGTGTGTGTAGTATTTTCGATGGCCGTGCCCTAAAAAAAAGCAATTCTTTCATGCACGAAAGGTGCATGCATCAGCCGTCCACTCAGCTAGGAACTTGCAGACCAGCTAATGTATTCATATGTATGTATATTTTTATATGTATATTTTATTTAAAAAggttttcgccccgctttatatatgaAGCAACGATCAACAATAACTTGATACAAACACACGTCATCATAACATACGCACACACCCAAAGCATGATACATAGGCGCAGGCGCCGATAGCAGCAACACTacccctagcactacaagagcaaCCGGGAACATGCCACCGCGAAGAAATGGAGCCGCATacgacgaaccgtgggctccaaggcggcaCCTTCAGGAAGGATACAACACTGGAGCACCGCCACCGCCTGATCccaggatcagagtttcccctggagtcGCACGACAGGCAGTGAGAGccacgacgacgccttcaagaagggaagaAGCTTCGTCACCGTTGGTCCGTCTGAAGATAGAAcatgttttcaccccggccaacactcgACGCCACTGAACGCTACACCCCCGCTACCATGCCGCCCACATGGCCATGGCCACCgggctctgaaggaaatatgccctagaggcaataataaagatgttatttatatttccttatatcatgataaatgtttattattcatgttagaattgtattaaccggaaacttagtacatgtgtgaatacatagacaaacagagtgtccttagtatgcctctacttgactagctcgttaatcaaagatggttaagtttcctagccatggacatgtgttgtcatttgatgaacggaatcacatcattagagaatgatgtgatggacaagacccatccgttagcttagcataatgatcgttgagttttattgctactgctttctttatgacttatacatgttcctctgactatgagattatgcaactctcgaataccggaggaacaccttgtgtgctatcaaatgtcacaacgtaactgggtgattataaagatactctacaggtgtctccagcggtgtttgttgagttgacatagatcgagattaggatttgtcactccgtctatcggagaggtatctctgggccctctcggt
Proteins encoded in this window:
- the LOC123050950 gene encoding urea-proton symporter DUR3, which gives rise to MSGGGGVVCPPPELGFGGQYYSVVDGVCSRDESFFGGKPVLTQAVGYAVVLGFGAFFALFTSFLVWLEKRYVGGSQLQTSEWFNTAGRSVKTGLIASVIVSQWTWAATILQSSNVAWQYGVSGPFWYASGATVQVLLFGVMAIEIKRKAPNAHTVCEIVRARWGARAHLVFLAFCLATNVIVTAMLLLGGSAVVHALTGVNVYAASFLIPLGVIVYTLAGGLKATFLASYIHSVVVHAVLLVFVFLVYTSSSSLGSPKVVYERLLVVASAARDCSGDLSRSGQSCGPVHGNLKGSYLTMLSSGGLVFGIINIVGNFGTVFVDNGYWMSAIAARPSSTHKGYLLGGLVWFAVPFSLATSLGLGALVLDLPITAAEAAKGLVPPATATALMGKPGSVLLLTMLFMAVTSAGSAELVAVSSLFTYDIYRTYVNPGASGKQILLVSRAVILAFGCSMGVLAVVLNLVGVSLGWMYLAMGVLVGSAVIPIALLLLWSKANAFGAMLGTISGCVLGVIVWLTVAKVQYGRVNLDTTGRNAPMLAGNLVSILLGGAVHGVCSLVSPQNYDWESSRRITTVESVAAEDDDELQEAKLVHAKRWIVKWGLVFTVVIVVLWPALSVPAGRFSLGYFTLWAAIAIAWGTVGSAVIILMPLVESWDTISMVCAGMLTNDIVYQRLDDVNLRLRAIMGAMPEAEKRYQQLQRKDEVEMHPAGTHPADDSDHLLEN